TCGTCAGGGCGACGGCATCCGCGTCGTCGCGTCCGCCCTGCCGGATCCATGTGCCGCCGCGGGGTGCCGAGCCGAGCCCTCCCGCCTCGATGCCGCCTGCCCGAAGTCTTCTGACGCCGGGTCACGAAGGAGACCGTCCGTGTTTGAACGCATAGCCGAACTGGTGATCCGCCGCTCCCGGATCGTCCTCGTCGTCGCCGTCGCGGCGTTGGTCCTCATGGGGGTCGCCGGCGCCGGCGCGTTCGGGAAGCTGATGGGCGGTGGATACGACGACCCCGCCTCCTCGTCCAGTCGCGCCGGGCAGGTCATCGACGAGAAGTTCGGCGGGGAGACCAACCTCGTCCTGCTCGTCGGGGCATCCTCGGGAGGCGTCGACGCCCCGGCCGCACAGCGGAGCGGCCGGGCCCTGGTGGCCGACCTGAAGAAGGAACCCGATCTGGGGAACGTGATCTCGTACTGGGACACGGACAGTCCCGGTCTCCGCTCCGCGGACGGCCGCGAGGCGATGGTTCTCGCCCATGTGGCGGGAGACGGCACCGAGCGGGACGAGAACGCCAAGCGGGTCATCGACACCTACGCCGGACCGTACAAGGGCGCTCTGACCGTCCGGGCCGGCGGAGGCGCGGCCGTGACCAGCGAGATGGGCGAACAGTCCGGCCAGGACCTGGTGCTGGCCGAGTCCATCGCGGTGCCGCTCACCCTCCTGCTGCTCATCGTCGTGTTCGGCAGCGTGGTCGCGGCCCTGCTGCCCCTGGTGATCGGACTCACCGCGATCGTCGGAACCTTCGCCTGGCTGTTCCTCCTCGGCAGTGTCACCGACGTCTCCGTGTTCGCGATCAACCTGACCACCGCCCTCGGTCTCGGCCTCGGCATCGACTACGCGCTGCTCATGGTCAGCCGCTTCCGCGAACAGCTCGCGACGGGCGCGAGCGTGGACGACGCCGTCCGGCGGACGGTGAGCACCGCCGGCCGGACCATCGCGTTCTCCGCCGCGACCGTGGCCGCCGCACTCGGCGCCCTCCTGGTGTTCCCGCAGTACTTCCTCCGCTCCTTCGGCTACGCCGGGGTCGGCGTCGTCGCCATCGCGGCGCTCAGCACCCTGTTCGTGATGCCCGCGCTGCTCGTCGTCCTCGGGCACCGCGTCAACAGCGCGCGGATGCCCTGGGCGAGGACCCGGCCCACGGGCAGCAGGCCGCCTCTGTGGGGCCGGATCGCCCGCACCGTCATGCGGCGGCCGGCGCTGACCGCCCTGCCCGTCCTCGCGGTCCTGCTGCTGGCCGCGAGCCCGCTGCTGGGAATCTCCTTCGGCACGCCGGACGAGCGCGTGCTGCCCGAGAGCGCCGAGAGCCGCCGGGTCGCCTCGGTGCTGACGGAGAAGTTCGGCGGCAACGACGACGCGGCCCTCCACGTCGTCATCGACGAGCCCCTCGGCAAGCGCCCGTTGGAGACCTACGCGGTCGCGCTCTCCGGTCTCGAGGGCGTCGCCCGCGTCGAAGCGGGCACGGGCGTCTACGGCGACGGCCGGTCCACGGCGACCGGCCCCGGCAACCCCGCGCTCGGCCGCCCGGACGCGCAGCGGATCAACGTGGTGACCACCCTGCCGCCGAAGTCGCCGCGGGCGCAGCGGCTGGTCGGTGAGGTGCGCTCGCTCACGCCGCCGGAGGGGACCCACCCCCTGGTGGGCGGGACCGACGCCGTGCTGGTCGACTCCAAGGCGTCCATCGCCGACCGGCTGCCGCTCGCCGTGGCCCTGGTCGCCCTCACCACCTTCGTCCTGCTCTTCCTGTTCACCGGCAGCGTCGTGCAGCCCCTGCGCGCCCTGGTCCTCAACCTGCTCAGCCTGGGAGCGACGCTCGGGGTGATGACCTGGATCTTCCAGGACGGCCATCTGTCGTCCCCGCTCGGCTTCACGGCACAGCCGATGGAGGTGTCGATGACGGTGCTGATGTTCTGCATCGCCTTCGGCCTCTCCATGGACTACGAGGTGTTCGTCACCAGCCGGATCAAGGAACTCCACGACGCGGGCCACGACACCGAGTCCGCCGTCGCCGACGGGCTCGGCCACACCGGACGGATCGTCAGCGCGGCGGCCTGTCTCCTCGCGGTGAGCTTCTTCGCGTTCGGTACGGCCCGGCTCAGCTTCATGCAGATGTTCGGCCTGGGCAGTGGACTGGCCATCCTCATCGACGCTGTCGCCGTGCGCGGCATCCTCGTACCCGCCGCGATGCGCCTGCTCGGCCGCTCGGCCTGGTACGCGCCGCCGTTCCTGCGCACCCTGCACGGGCGGTACGGCCTCAGCGAAGCCGCTCCCGCACCGGTGGCCGCACCGGTGCGACCGGTCACGCCGCCGTACGTGAAGGACTCGACCGAGGTCTGAGGCCGCGGCCCGCCTCCCGGGACCAACACGCTTTCCGTGCCCGCCTCTTCGAACGGAGGCGGGCACCGGCGCGTGCGACGGCCACCCCGGCGAGAGCGCCGCCTGTCAGGCCGAGGCCTTGAGCGTGTCGGCCCATGCGCTCGTCGTCATGACCTCGCAGCGGCGGCCGATGACCTTGGTGAGCAGGGTCGTGTGCAGGTCTGCGTCGCGGTCGGCGCAGGCGTCGGACAGGACCGTGACGCGGTAGTCCAGGTCCGCCGCCTCCAGGGCGGTGGACAGCACGATGCCGCTGGTGGCGATGCCGGCCAGGACGAGGTGGTCGATTCCCCGCACCGCGAGGATCTGACGGAGGTTGTTGCCCGAGAAGGCGCTGACGCGGTTCTTGTGCACGAGGATCTCGTCGCCGCGGGGAGCGACGTCCGGGTGGATGGCGGCACCCGGGTCGTCGGCGGTGAAGAGGTGGAGCGGCAGCGCGCCGAAGATCTTGTTGTCGGCGTGGACGTCGACGTGACCCGGGCGGAGTCGCAGGGCGACATGGATGACGGGGACCTCGGCGGCGCGCGCCGTCTCGAGTGCCCGGACCGCGTCCGGCAGATAGCCGTCGGGGACGTGCGCGATGTGGTTGAGCTGGAGGTCCATGGAGAGAAGGGCGGTGCGGGACACGGTTCTGCCTTTCGCGACGGATACGTGGTTCGGGACGCGCGGGTACGCGGTTCGGGATGCGTCGGCTCGCGGGCACGGGACGCGGGTGATCTCCACGGGGGGGCGGGAGTGAACTCCCGCGCGGGGTGTGCCGTGCGCCCCTATGAGGACGCCGGGGAGGACGAAGAACCGTCCCGGTCGACCGAGACCCGGCGCAGGCTCCGGTCGAAGACGGTGATGAGCAGATACAGCACGCCCGCGCCGAGCATGATCCAGGCGAGGTGGTGCATTCCCTCGGTACTGGCACGCTCCCCGAAGGACGCTGCGGTGGCCGAGGACGCGATCATCGACCCCATGTAGGCGAAGGTGCGCAGCAGTCCGGCGGAGGAGCCGGTGCGCTCGGGGTCGGCCTGGAAGTAGACGGAGTTCTGCAGGGCCAGACTGTTGGACCCCTGCGGCACGCCGAAGACGACCGCGAGCAGGACCAGCGCCCAGATCGGGCTCGCCGCGGTGAGGGTCAGCATCAACGCGCAGGCGGCGATCTGGCCGACGCCCCCGAGCAGGAGCTTGCCGAGGACCCCGCCGCGCCGGCCGACGGTCACGGAGACACCTATCCCCACGAGGAACATCGGGATCTGCACCAGTCCCGCGTGGAACGGCGAGAGTCCGTAACTCTCCTCCGTCCACTGGGTGAATCCGTAGAGGAAGGCGTACGACACGATGTAGGCCACCAGGGCCCGCCCGTACGTGGCCAGCAGCGGGGCGTTGCCGCCGAGGACGCGGAGGTCGATGAACGGTGTCTTCGCGCGCAGCTCCCGCAGTGTGAAGCCGACGGCGGCGGCGACGGTGATCACCGGCAGGTACCAGTCGCCGGCCCGCAGGTTCATCAGGAACAGCAGCAGCGAGAAGAGCATGGCCGCGAACAGGCCCATCCCCGGCAGGTCGACCTGCGAGGCCAGGCCGCCCCGCCCGGCCGTCCGTGTGTGCGGCTGCTTGGGGAGCCGCAGCCGGCCGAGCACGACGGCGACCACGGCGAGGGGGATGTTGAGCGCGAACGTGGAGCGCCAGCCGCCCAGTCCGATCAGCAGGCCGCCCAGCAGCGGCCCGACCACGGCGATTGTCTGGTTGGTGACCGCCAGTGTGGTCAGGACGCCCGCGGGACTGTCCTGTCCGGTTCGCTCGGCCTCGCTGCGCACCAGGGCCATGGCGGCGGGGTATCCGGCACAGGTGCCGAAACCGAGCAGGACCCGTGCGGCGATGAGGACGCCGAGGTTCGGGGCGAGGGTGCCGACGACGCCGGCGATGCCGACGAGGCTGGTGCTGAGGAGGAAGAGGCGACGGGGGCCGAAGAGGTCGATGAGGCGGCCGACGATCGGCTGACCGAGGGCGGTGGCCAGATAGAGGGCCGAGACCAGCCAGGCGGTCTGCGAGGCCGGGGCCCCGAACGCCACGCCGATGGGGACGAGCGCCACGGCGATGATGGTGGAGTTGATCGGGTTCAGGACCGACCCCAGCATC
The window above is part of the Streptomyces sp. NBC_01428 genome. Proteins encoded here:
- a CDS encoding MMPL family transporter, yielding MFERIAELVIRRSRIVLVVAVAALVLMGVAGAGAFGKLMGGGYDDPASSSSRAGQVIDEKFGGETNLVLLVGASSGGVDAPAAQRSGRALVADLKKEPDLGNVISYWDTDSPGLRSADGREAMVLAHVAGDGTERDENAKRVIDTYAGPYKGALTVRAGGGAAVTSEMGEQSGQDLVLAESIAVPLTLLLLIVVFGSVVAALLPLVIGLTAIVGTFAWLFLLGSVTDVSVFAINLTTALGLGLGIDYALLMVSRFREQLATGASVDDAVRRTVSTAGRTIAFSAATVAAALGALLVFPQYFLRSFGYAGVGVVAIAALSTLFVMPALLVVLGHRVNSARMPWARTRPTGSRPPLWGRIARTVMRRPALTALPVLAVLLLAASPLLGISFGTPDERVLPESAESRRVASVLTEKFGGNDDAALHVVIDEPLGKRPLETYAVALSGLEGVARVEAGTGVYGDGRSTATGPGNPALGRPDAQRINVVTTLPPKSPRAQRLVGEVRSLTPPEGTHPLVGGTDAVLVDSKASIADRLPLAVALVALTTFVLLFLFTGSVVQPLRALVLNLLSLGATLGVMTWIFQDGHLSSPLGFTAQPMEVSMTVLMFCIAFGLSMDYEVFVTSRIKELHDAGHDTESAVADGLGHTGRIVSAAACLLAVSFFAFGTARLSFMQMFGLGSGLAILIDAVAVRGILVPAAMRLLGRSAWYAPPFLRTLHGRYGLSEAAPAPVAAPVRPVTPPYVKDSTEV
- a CDS encoding cysteine hydrolase family protein — its product is MSRTALLSMDLQLNHIAHVPDGYLPDAVRALETARAAEVPVIHVALRLRPGHVDVHADNKIFGALPLHLFTADDPGAAIHPDVAPRGDEILVHKNRVSAFSGNNLRQILAVRGIDHLVLAGIATSGIVLSTALEAADLDYRVTVLSDACADRDADLHTTLLTKVIGRRCEVMTTSAWADTLKASA
- a CDS encoding MFS transporter, which gives rise to MMLGSVLNPINSTIIAVALVPIGVAFGAPASQTAWLVSALYLATALGQPIVGRLIDLFGPRRLFLLSTSLVGIAGVVGTLAPNLGVLIAARVLLGFGTCAGYPAAMALVRSEAERTGQDSPAGVLTTLAVTNQTIAVVGPLLGGLLIGLGGWRSTFALNIPLAVVAVVLGRLRLPKQPHTRTAGRGGLASQVDLPGMGLFAAMLFSLLLFLMNLRAGDWYLPVITVAAAVGFTLRELRAKTPFIDLRVLGGNAPLLATYGRALVAYIVSYAFLYGFTQWTEESYGLSPFHAGLVQIPMFLVGIGVSVTVGRRGGVLGKLLLGGVGQIAACALMLTLTAASPIWALVLLAVVFGVPQGSNSLALQNSVYFQADPERTGSSAGLLRTFAYMGSMIASSATAASFGERASTEGMHHLAWIMLGAGVLYLLITVFDRSLRRVSVDRDGSSSSPASS